The following proteins are co-located in the Trichormus variabilis 0441 genome:
- a CDS encoding isopentenyl transferase family protein produces the protein MRLHIILGPTSTGKTDRSVVLAKQTKAPVIVLDRIQIYQELATGSGRPLIDELEGTTRIYLEERQLADGNLNTLESLSLTLQHIDRLSSQHKLLILEGGSISLCTALWKSRILENYQTTIEYVKVENEELYQSRLWRRMQNALISNPRRPSLIEELSRVWQDPHKLAFVQTVVGYDVLIHWCQKYNLSPDQMWKSFQDNSFYINLIQEMFLAYIQYSQNQRKVFDQLVVEYQQKGALFASTVKF, from the coding sequence ATGCGATTACACATAATACTTGGCCCAACCAGCACAGGTAAGACAGATCGCTCCGTTGTTTTAGCCAAACAAACCAAAGCTCCAGTGATTGTACTAGACCGCATTCAGATTTATCAGGAACTAGCAACTGGTAGCGGCAGGCCACTGATTGATGAACTTGAGGGAACGACTCGGATATATCTTGAAGAACGTCAGCTAGCAGACGGTAATCTGAATACACTTGAGTCATTATCTTTAACCTTGCAGCACATCGACCGACTCTCATCACAGCATAAATTGCTGATTCTAGAGGGAGGATCGATATCACTCTGCACAGCTTTATGGAAGAGCCGAATTCTAGAGAATTATCAAACCACTATTGAGTATGTGAAGGTCGAGAACGAGGAACTTTATCAAAGTCGATTGTGGAGGCGTATGCAGAATGCACTGATATCGAATCCCCGACGACCATCACTCATAGAAGAACTGTCCAGGGTATGGCAAGATCCTCACAAATTGGCATTTGTTCAAACAGTGGTTGGCTATGATGTGTTGATCCACTGGTGCCAAAAATATAATCTTTCACCAGATCAGATGTGGAAGAGTTTTCAAGATAATTCGTTCTACATTAATCTAATACAGGAAATGTTTTTAGCTTACATACAGTACTCACAAAACCAACGTAAAGTCTTTGATCAGCTTGTAGTTGAATATCAACAAAAAGGAGCCTTGTTTGCTAGCACTGTGAAGTTTTAA
- the sixA gene encoding phosphohistidine phosphatase SixA, with amino-acid sequence MELYLIRHGIAEEQKTGIKDEERELTKEGKQKTEKVAHRLVELGQQFDLIVTSPLMRAHQTAEILVASGLSCQLEESNHLAPNGNIFNWLDYWLKPRNFPENAQIAIVGHEPCLSNWAEILLWGEAKDSLVLKKAGMIGLKLPEIGSPVGRSQMFWLTPPRYLL; translated from the coding sequence ATGGAACTTTACCTTATTCGTCATGGCATCGCTGAAGAACAAAAAACTGGTATAAAAGATGAGGAACGTGAGCTTACCAAGGAAGGAAAACAAAAAACTGAGAAAGTTGCTCACCGTCTTGTAGAATTAGGGCAGCAATTTGACTTAATTGTCACTAGCCCGCTAATGCGCGCTCACCAAACAGCAGAAATTCTTGTAGCGTCTGGACTCAGTTGTCAGCTAGAAGAATCCAACCATCTTGCACCCAATGGCAATATCTTTAATTGGCTGGATTATTGGTTAAAACCCAGAAATTTTCCTGAAAATGCCCAAATTGCGATCGTGGGACATGAGCCTTGTTTAAGTAACTGGGCAGAAATTCTCCTATGGGGGGAAGCCAAAGACAGCTTAGTCCTGAAAAAAGCAGGTATGATCGGATTAAAACTACCAGAAATAGGTTCACCTGTGGGTCGTAGTCAGATGTTCTGGTTGACACCACCCAGGTACTTGCTATAA